A stretch of the Musa acuminata AAA Group cultivar baxijiao chromosome BXJ2-7, Cavendish_Baxijiao_AAA, whole genome shotgun sequence genome encodes the following:
- the LOC103992746 gene encoding COP1-interactive protein 1, with amino-acid sequence MRRHNKLSKFISSIRTHVHRGNTEKLENKNDTEKNVERILQLITAEESDTVSFNSVNKSELTSLIKDIHKGYQALYGRYDELTEKLKKKFRQKEDNGNFSVNSTSDSSDSSDSPDSESELSTKNSGKNHEGEAKADISLEHYTNLQEQLEGAIRRNHELEAEAASMVAKITNLEGVDVLGETEDMNRILENQIHIMQENIKTLQSENRDLEQKLEASVKQHHELNQSICTMHEQIEILISEKMEALSKLQESEKYIEEHISEISHLKDKIMTMESDNMSLKQESEKQAQELAYLNQKIDDIDKEKEAILSENFELVSKIKGTEKALADQRDEANLNLKSATDDLSSKITQLLSGNEMLKLELEAANRNGHELTSRLRDAQEENGALNSEIDDLKTKSELLNNENTRLLNAIHVSNKQLKDKEAENSDLASRLKEAMQLAEEGQQKVELLSLEIEEVKRKSSQAYEVLEMELQAKEQEETKLKQILEATSDEKLVLISENEELSAKTKLFEGEITDLKSQRDQLEIEKSELRVRVENLDAELEATKVQLINAENKLEAAGQQIEKLTMENSELFSKSEIEGIQIKDLQHLLEHLKEENSTLNENKRLLQESEKIIEDLTVQLEQLKTDNGQLQNQVNDSSHEVELANHKLSELTKQIGVLEEEICTLISKLEQAEASIRKQADKLEAFTEENSTLLQKNMDMHERNSDLDSKLEDQMKAVRDGCLEILNLANNFDDEVTQKVTVQERLLLFLKSSLNDLHEECKQLKYRFHESCQKLEVAEAVGKERMKEINKLVESVKELQVNLNVSEAERAVIIKEVAGLKGQLETQSCLFKQNLKITETEYREKEAKHMNMIAKLQCNVKKLENETRIMSAELTGTIEAVGSGVSDFCQGLDELESEFKQKHCGIERQLAWITVDAEIMKTRLRQKLYEKQEMNEKLRDMAVRLKESEEGMAALKHKAEGLRDRLGEKEKEMEKVSWRSIETDRRLEELETAVREKEEEIVARNKEKLEAIKQLSQMIDYQHEKYNQLGEYLVRLKPSNNRRRL; translated from the exons ATGAGGCGGCACAACAAACTAAGCAAATTTATTTCTTCCATTAGGACCCATGTCCATCGAGGGAACACTGAGAAACTAGAGAACAAGAACG ACACTGAGAAGAATGTGGAGAGGATCCTCCAGCTCATAACTGCAGAAGAAAGTGATACAGTATCTTTTAATTCAGTAAACAAGTCTGAACTAACTTCTCTTATTAAGGATATTCATAAAGGTTATCAAGCTTTATATGGCCGCTACGATGAGTTGACAGAGAAACTAAAGAAGAAATTTCGCCAAAAGGAAGACAATGGCAACTTTTCAGTTAATTCTACATCAGACAGTTCGGACTCCTCAGACTCACCAGATTCGGAGTCAGAACTTTCCACGAAGAACTCAGGCAAGAATCACGAAGGGGAAGCCAAAGCAGACATCTCTTTGGAACATTACACTAACTTGCAGGAGCAACTTGAAGGTGCAATTAGGAGAAACCATGAGCTTGAGGCTGAAGCTGCCTCAATGGTTGCAAAGATCACAAATCTTGAAGGTGTTGATGTGTTGGGAGAAACCGAAGACATGAACAGAATATTGGAAAATCAAATCCACATTATGCAAGAGAATATTAAGACATTACAATCTGAGAACAGAGATCTCGAGCAAAAGTTAGAGGCTTCTGTTAAGCAACACCATGAGTTGAATCAAAGCATATGTACCATGCATGAACAAATTGAAATTCTAATATCAGAAAAAATGGAAGCATTGAGCAAGTTACAAGAGTCGGAAAAATACATCGAAGAACACATATCTGAAATCAGTCATTTGAAGGACAAGATAATGACGATGGAATCCGATAACATGAGTTTAAAGCAAGAGTCAGAAAAACAAGCTCAAGAATTGGCTTATCTAAACCAGAAGAttgatgatatagataaagaaaaggaagcaatcttatcagagaattttgaacttgtgaGCAAGATAAAGGGGACAGAGAAAGCTTTGGCTGACCAGAGAGATGAAGCTAACCTAAATCTGAAATCAGCAACTGATGATTTATCATCCAAGATAACACAATTGTTGTCTGGAAACGAAATGTTGAAGCTTGAGCTGGAAGCTGCTAATAGAAATGGACATGAACTGACCAGCAGATTGAGAGATGCACAAGAAGAGAATGGAGCTTTGAATTCTGAGATTGATGATCTAAAAACGAAATCAGAACTGTTGAACAATGAAAATACCAGATTGCTGAATGCAATCCATGTTTCGAACAAGCAACTAAAAGATAAAGAAGCCGAAAATAGTGATTTGGCATCACGACTTAAAGAGGCCATGCAATTGGCCGAAGAAGGACAGCAAAAAGTGGAGTTGCTTTCTCTGGAAATAGAGGAGGTGAAGAGGAAGAGCTCCCAGGCATACGAAGTCCTCGAGATGGAACTTCAAGCAAAAGAGCAGGAAGAGACCAAGTTGAAACAGATTTTGGAAGCAACAAGCGATGAGAAGCTTGTGCTCATCTCAGAAAATGAAGAACTATCTGCCAAAACTAAGTTATTTGAGGGAGAGATCACTGATCTCAAATCTCAGAGAGATCAGCTAGAGATTGAGAAATCAGAGTTACGAGTGCGAGTAGAAAATCTGGATGCTGAATTGGAAGCAACCAAAGTCCAACTGATTAATGCAGAAAACAAACTTGAAGCTGCTGGTCAACAAATAGAAAAGTTGACAATGGAGAATTCGGAGCTATTTAGTAAGTCAGAGATAGAAGGGATTCAGATAAAAGATCTACAACATTTGCTGGAGCATTTGAAAGAGGAGAACTCAACCTTGAATGAAAACAAAAGGCTGCTACAGGAGTCTGAGAAGATTATTGAGGATTTGACGGTTCAATTAGAGCAGTTAAAAACTGATAATGGTCAATTACAAAATCAGGTTAATGATTCAAGTCATGAAGTAGAACTGGCCAACCACAAACTGAGTGAACTTACCAAACAAATTGGAGTTcttgaggaagaaatatgtacatTGATCTCAAAATTGGAGCAGGCAGAGGCATCCATCAGGAAGCAAGCAGATAAGCTGGAAGCGTTCACCGAAGAGAACTCTACTCTACTGCAAAAAAATATGGACATGCATGAGAGGAACTCTGATCTGGATTCAAAACTGGAAGATCAGATGAAAGCAGTAAGAGACGGATGCTTGGAAATTTTGAATTTGGCGAACAACTTTGACGATGAGGTGACACAAAAAGTTACCGTACAGGAAAGGTTGCTGCTATTTCTGAAAAGTAGCTTGAATGATTTGCATGAGGAGTGTAAGCAACTTAAGTATCGGTTTCATGAGTCGTGTCAGAAGCTAGAGGTTGCCGAGGCTGTCGGCAAAGAGCGGATGAAAGAAATAAATAAGTTGGTGGAGAGTGTTAAAGAACTTCAGGTAAACCTTAACGTTTCAGAAGCAGAAAGAGCAGTAATTATCAAAGAGGTTGCCGGCCTCAAGGGCCAATTGGAAACCCAGTCTTGCTTATTTAAGCAGAATCTTAAAATTACAGAAACAGAATACAGAGAGAAAGAAGCGAAGCACATGAATATGATTGCAAAGCTGCAATGCAATGTTAAAAAGTTGGAAAACGAGACCAGGATAATGTCTGCAGAGCTCACGGGAACAATCGAAGCTGTTGGGTCCGGGGTTTCAGATTTCTGCCAGGGACTCGATGAGCTAGAATCGGAATTTAAACAGAAACATTGTGGGATAGAAAGGCAGCTAGCCTGGATCACAGTGGATGCGGAGATTATGAAGACAAGGTTACGCCAGAAGCTGTATGAAAAGCAAGAAATGAATGAGAAGTTACGAGACATGGCAGTGAGATTGAAGGAAAGCGAGGAGGGAATGGCAGCTCTGAAGCACAAGGCAGAGGGTCTGAGGGATCGGTTAGGTGAAAAGGAAAAGGAGATGGAGAAAGTGTCATGGAGGAGCATCGAAACCGACAGGAGGCTGGAAGAACTGGAGACGGCGGTgagggaaaaggaagaggagatagTGGCCAGGAACAAGGAGAAACTGGAGGCAATAAAGCAGCTGAGCCAGATGATTGATTACCAGCACGAGAAGTACAATCAACTTGGTGAGTACTTGGTGAGGCTTAAACCCAGCAACAATAGGCGTCGCTTGTAG
- the LOC135617886 gene encoding mitochondrial adenine nucleotide transporter ADNT1-like isoform X2 gives MELSKALSIYGSLRVFEDYLEEMVPTVHGLSPTQQSSSLAMNKHQVEFYGFTVGSLAMCAFCVIGQLLSMWTKSFDLVFSDGQQMVIGTKDAQITPVLRLGAGACAGIIAMSATYPMDMVRGRITVQTEKSPYQYRGMFNALGTVYREEGFRALYKGWLPSVIGVIPYVGLNFAVYESLKDWLVKSKPYGLVEDSELSVVTRLACGAVAGTIGQTVAYPLDVIRRRMQMVGWKDAASVVTGEGRSKAPLEYAGMIDAFRKTVHHEGFGALYKGLVPNSVKVVPSIAIAFVTYEVVKDILGVEMRISD, from the exons ATGGAACTATCCAAGGCCTTAAGTATATATGGAAGTCTGAGGGTTTTCGAGGACTATTTAGAGGAAATGGTACCAACTGTGCACGGATTGTCCCCAACTCAGCAGTCAAGTTCTTTAGCTATGAACAAGCATCAAG TGGAATTTTATGGCTTTACCGTCGGCAGTCTGGCAATG TGTGCTTTTTGTGTAATTGGACAACTGCTTTCCATGTGGACAAAATCATTTGACTTGGTATTTTCAGATGGACAGCAGATGGTCATTGGAACTA AAGATGCTCAAATCACTCCTGTACTACGTCTTGGTGCTGGAGCATGTGCTGGAATTATTGCTATGTCTGCTACTTATCCAATGGACATGGTCCGTGGAAGAATTACAGTTCAG ACTGAAAAGTCACCTTACCAGTACAGAGGGATGTTTAATGCATTGGGCACTGTTTACCGTGAAGAAGGTTTTCGTGCTTTGTACAAAGGGTGGCTTCCATCTGTCATAGGAGTA ATTCCTTATGTAGGCCTCAATTTTGCTGTTTATGAATCACTGAAGGATTGGTTAGTTAAATCTAAACCATATGGTCTTGTTGAAGACTCAGAGTTGAGTGTTGTCACAAGGCTTGCATGTGGCGCCGTAGCTGGAACCATTGGCCAGACTGTTGCCTACCCTCTTGATGTCATACGCAGAAGAATGCAGATGGTGGGTTGGAAGGATGCTGCCTCAGTCGTGACAGGTGAAGGGAGGAGCAAAGCTCCTTTGGAATATGCCGGAATGATTGATGCATTCAGGAAAACAGTGCACCATGAGGGCTTCGGGGCCTTGTACAAGGGTCTTGTCCCCAATTCAGTAAAG GTGGTACCATCCATTGCGATTGCCTTTGTGACATATGAGGTCGTGAAGGATATTCTCGGAGTAGAAATGAGAATATCTGACTGA